One Mangrovimonas cancribranchiae DNA segment encodes these proteins:
- the lpdA gene encoding dihydrolipoyl dehydrogenase: MNSYDVAIIGSGPGGYVAAIRCAQLGMKTAIIEKYSVLGGTCLNVGCIPSKALLDSSHHYEDAVKHFEDHGIEIPGDIKVNLEKMIARKQTVVDQTTGGIDFLMKKNKVDVYQGVGSFKDATHITIKGEKEEEIEAKNTIIATGSKPSTLPFIEIDKERIITSTEALKLKEVPKHLIIIGGGVIGLELGQVYKRLGAEVTVVEYMDRIIPTMDAGLSKELNKVFKKEKFNMKASHKVKSVERVGDDVIVKADDKKGNEVEFKGDYCLVSVGRKPYTDGLNAEAAGVKLNDRGQVEVNAHLQTTASNIYAIGDVVKGAMLAHKAEEEGVFVAETIAGQKPHIDYNLIPGVVYTWPEVAAVGKTEEQLKEAGVNYKVGQFPMRALGRSRASMDIDGFVKVLADKNTDEILGVHMIGARAADMIAEAVVAMEYRASAEDVSRMSHAHPTFTEAIKEAALAATDDRALHV; the protein is encoded by the coding sequence ATGAACTCATACGATGTAGCCATTATTGGCTCTGGTCCTGGTGGATATGTAGCTGCCATTCGTTGCGCTCAACTAGGAATGAAAACCGCAATCATAGAAAAATATTCTGTACTTGGTGGAACTTGTCTTAACGTAGGATGTATTCCTAGTAAAGCACTTTTAGATTCTTCACACCATTACGAAGATGCTGTAAAACACTTTGAAGATCATGGTATAGAAATACCTGGTGACATTAAAGTAAATCTAGAGAAAATGATTGCCCGTAAACAAACAGTTGTAGATCAAACTACTGGCGGAATCGATTTCTTGATGAAAAAAAATAAGGTTGATGTTTACCAAGGAGTAGGAAGTTTTAAAGATGCTACGCATATCACTATTAAAGGAGAAAAAGAAGAAGAAATTGAAGCAAAAAACACCATTATTGCTACAGGATCTAAGCCTTCTACTTTACCTTTTATAGAGATAGACAAAGAACGTATTATAACTTCTACAGAAGCGTTAAAGCTAAAAGAAGTGCCAAAACACTTAATTATAATTGGAGGTGGCGTTATTGGTCTTGAACTTGGTCAAGTTTACAAACGTTTAGGAGCCGAAGTAACTGTAGTAGAGTATATGGATCGTATTATCCCTACTATGGATGCCGGGTTATCTAAAGAGTTAAATAAAGTCTTTAAAAAGGAGAAGTTTAATATGAAAGCTTCTCACAAAGTAAAGTCTGTTGAGCGTGTGGGTGATGATGTTATCGTAAAAGCAGACGATAAAAAAGGTAATGAAGTAGAGTTTAAAGGCGATTACTGTTTAGTATCGGTAGGGCGTAAACCGTATACCGATGGCTTAAATGCCGAAGCTGCTGGCGTAAAACTTAACGATAGAGGACAAGTAGAAGTTAACGCCCATTTACAAACCACCGCAAGTAATATTTACGCAATTGGCGATGTTGTAAAAGGCGCTATGCTAGCACATAAAGCCGAAGAAGAAGGGGTGTTTGTTGCCGAAACTATTGCTGGGCAAAAACCACATATCGATTATAACTTAATTCCAGGTGTTGTATATACGTGGCCAGAAGTTGCTGCAGTTGGTAAAACCGAAGAACAACTTAAAGAAGCTGGTGTTAATTATAAAGTTGGTCAGTTTCCAATGCGTGCTTTAGGACGTTCTAGAGCAAGTATGGATATTGATGGTTTTGTAAAAGTATTAGCCGATAAAAATACAGATGAAATTTTAGGTGTACACATGATTGGTGCTCGTGCTGCCGATATGATAGCAGAAGCTGTTGTAGCTATGGAGTACAGAGCCTCAGCTGAAGACGTTTCCAGAATGTCTCATGCACACCCAACTTTTACCGAAGCGATTAAAGAAGCGGCATTAGCTGCAACCGATGATCGTGCTTTGCATGTTTAA
- a CDS encoding aminotransferase class I/II-fold pyridoxal phosphate-dependent enzyme — MAFKPANNIQDLQYFGEFGGVNPSISDSSTYTFLSAKTMFDTFEGNADGCYLYSRHSSPSNLYLGEALAAMEGTETATVTASGMGAITPVIMQLCHAGDHVVSSRTIYGGTYAFLKNFAPKLNINTTFVNITKLDVVEAAITKNTKVLYCETVSNPLLEVADIKELSELAKKYNLQLVVDNTFSPLSISPAKLGADVVIHSLTKFINGSSDTVGGVICGTQEFIDTLRNVNDGACMLLGATMDSLRAASILKNLRTLHIRMQQHSKNAQYLAEKFENDGLKTVYPGLQSHPSHKVFKNMMNDKYGFGGMLTIDVGSLDKANTLMEMMQDKNLGYLAVSLGFYKTLFSAPGTSTSSEIPEEEQQDMGLSDGLIRFSIGLDADIERTYNMMHTCMKDLHIL, encoded by the coding sequence ATGGCTTTTAAACCCGCAAACAACATACAAGACTTACAATATTTTGGAGAATTTGGAGGCGTGAATCCCTCTATTTCAGATTCATCAACTTATACCTTTTTATCGGCGAAAACAATGTTTGATACTTTTGAAGGAAATGCCGATGGTTGCTACCTTTATTCACGTCATTCATCACCGTCGAATCTATATCTTGGTGAAGCTTTAGCCGCCATGGAAGGTACCGAAACTGCCACTGTAACTGCTTCAGGAATGGGCGCGATTACTCCTGTAATTATGCAGTTGTGTCATGCTGGAGATCACGTAGTTTCTAGCCGCACTATTTATGGCGGCACCTATGCCTTTTTAAAAAATTTCGCACCTAAACTCAACATCAACACCACATTTGTCAATATTACTAAACTAGACGTTGTTGAAGCTGCTATCACCAAAAACACTAAAGTACTGTATTGCGAAACCGTAAGCAATCCATTACTTGAAGTAGCTGATATTAAAGAACTTTCTGAATTAGCCAAAAAGTATAACTTACAATTGGTTGTAGACAACACTTTTTCACCACTATCAATTTCCCCTGCAAAATTAGGGGCTGATGTTGTCATTCATAGTTTAACAAAATTTATTAATGGCTCATCTGATACTGTTGGTGGAGTTATTTGTGGCACACAAGAATTTATCGATACTCTTAGAAACGTAAACGATGGTGCATGCATGCTTTTAGGAGCTACTATGGATAGTCTTCGCGCTGCTTCTATTTTAAAAAACTTGCGTACATTACATATACGTATGCAACAACACAGTAAAAATGCACAGTACCTTGCCGAAAAATTTGAAAACGATGGTTTAAAAACTGTTTATCCAGGATTGCAATCTCACCCTTCTCACAAGGTTTTCAAAAATATGATGAATGATAAATATGGATTTGGCGGTATGCTAACTATAGATGTTGGATCTTTAGATAAAGCCAATACCTTAATGGAAATGATGCAAGATAAAAACTTGGGTTACCTAGCAGTTAGTTTAGGGTTTTACAAAACACTATTCTCTGCTCCTGGTACATCTACCTCTTCCGAAATTCCTGAAGAAGAACAACAAGACATGGGGCTAAGCGATGGGTTAATTCGTTTTTCTATTGGTCTTGATGCCGATATAGAACGTACCTATAATATGATGCACACATGCATGAAAGACTTACATATACTCTAA
- a CDS encoding Lrp/AsnC family transcriptional regulator has translation MILDSVDKRLIALLQDDCKQTTKALSLKLNLSVTAVYERIKKLEKSGVIDKYVALIKKEAINKSFVVFCHIKLVQHAHDYVVQFEKEVTKLEEVMSCYHISGDYDYLIQVVVKDMEAFREFLVNKLTSINHIGSTHSMFVINEVKHTTAITV, from the coding sequence ATGATTTTAGATTCAGTAGATAAGAGATTAATCGCCTTATTACAGGACGATTGTAAGCAAACCACTAAAGCATTATCGTTAAAGTTAAACCTTTCGGTAACTGCCGTTTACGAGCGTATAAAAAAGCTTGAAAAATCAGGTGTAATCGATAAGTATGTTGCGCTAATAAAAAAGGAAGCCATTAATAAATCTTTTGTGGTGTTTTGTCATATTAAACTAGTGCAACATGCTCACGATTATGTGGTTCAGTTTGAAAAAGAGGTCACGAAGCTAGAAGAAGTCATGTCTTGCTATCATATTAGTGGCGATTACGACTATTTAATACAAGTTGTAGTAAAAGATATGGAAGCCTTTAGGGAGTTTTTAGTGAATAAATTAACCTCTATAAATCATATTGGAAGCACACATAGTATGTTTGTTATAAATGAAGTAAAACACACCACAGCTATCACAGTTTAG
- the pabB gene encoding aminodeoxychorismate synthase component I: MRKTYTYKPNNITSFKKQLLAWAQQFYEVVWLDSNNFKKAYSNFDAVLAVDALTSISTDYHDAFQNLKEYQTNTNDWIFGYLSYDLKNDVETLNSNNFDGLKFPELMFFQPKKLFFIKGEEVVMQYLNMVDDEIEDDIDTIQNTNKETENDHQKLKIKRRLHKDEYYNKVENMLEHIHRGDIYEANFCQEFYAEQIMLNPLSIYNNLNGISKPPFATFLKFEDKYILSASPERYLKKQGNTIISQPIKGTAKRSTNFMEDKELKEALKIDEKERSENIMIVDLVRNDLSKTATKGSVTVEELCEVYTFPQVHQMISTVTSTVNENTHPIDILKTTFPMGSMTGAPKVSAMKIIEDLEETKRGVYSGTVGYISPSGDFDFNVIIRSILYNKTKQYVSYSVGGAITAKSNPVKEYEECLIKAKAMREVLEN, from the coding sequence TTGCGAAAAACATATACATATAAGCCTAACAATATAACTAGTTTTAAAAAGCAATTATTAGCTTGGGCACAACAGTTTTACGAGGTAGTTTGGTTAGATTCTAATAACTTTAAAAAAGCCTATTCTAATTTCGATGCTGTGTTAGCTGTAGATGCACTAACCTCTATTTCTACCGATTATCACGACGCTTTTCAAAACTTAAAAGAATACCAAACCAATACAAACGATTGGATTTTTGGTTACCTGTCTTATGATTTAAAAAACGATGTTGAAACCCTAAATTCTAATAATTTTGATGGCTTAAAATTTCCAGAGCTCATGTTTTTTCAACCCAAAAAACTTTTCTTTATTAAAGGAGAAGAAGTTGTTATGCAGTATTTAAATATGGTTGATGATGAGATTGAAGATGACATAGATACTATTCAAAATACTAATAAAGAAACGGAAAACGATCATCAAAAATTAAAAATAAAACGACGTCTTCATAAAGATGAATATTACAATAAGGTAGAAAATATGCTGGAACATATTCATAGAGGCGATATCTATGAAGCTAATTTTTGTCAAGAATTTTATGCAGAGCAAATAATGCTAAATCCATTATCTATTTATAATAACTTAAATGGAATTTCAAAACCACCATTTGCTACATTTTTAAAATTTGAAGATAAGTATATACTTTCTGCTTCACCGGAACGTTATCTAAAAAAACAAGGTAATACCATTATTTCACAACCTATAAAAGGAACAGCAAAACGCTCCACCAATTTTATGGAAGATAAAGAGCTAAAAGAAGCTTTAAAGATAGATGAAAAAGAGCGTAGCGAAAATATTATGATTGTAGATTTGGTGCGTAACGATTTGTCTAAAACAGCTACAAAAGGAAGTGTTACTGTTGAGGAATTATGCGAAGTGTATACATTTCCACAAGTGCACCAAATGATATCTACAGTTACATCAACAGTTAATGAGAATACACATCCTATCGATATCCTTAAAACCACATTCCCAATGGGAAGCATGACAGGCGCACCAAAAGTCTCTGCCATGAAAATTATAGAAGATTTAGAAGAAACAAAACGTGGCGTATATTCTGGTACAGTGGGTTATATTTCGCCTTCTGGAGACTTCGATTTTAACGTTATTATTAGAAGCATTTTATATAACAAAACCAAACAATACGTATCTTATTCGGTTGGTGGCGCCATAACAGCAAAAAGTAACCCTGTAAAAGAATATGAAGAATGTTTAATTAAAGCTAAAGCAATGCGAGAGGTTTTGGAAAATTAA
- a CDS encoding mechanosensitive ion channel family protein, whose protein sequence is MNKINEWKDMLLNSLSSIWNDVIAVVPKILGAFVVLLIGWILTKIVVKIIKKALGIIKADKLDDKLNDIKFFGDKKLNFNIINIVSAFAKWGLFLIFLILATQIMEWTIISEEISNLLRYLPQLISAIALFLIGLYIAGFVKNALQKFFKEVGFSGGKIISSIVFLILFTFITITALNQAGIDTGIITNNITMILAGFLLALALAVGLGARDVVDSLLKAYYTRRLFVLGQVVSFNGVTGEIVAVNDITITLKTEQGKLIVPIKEIVDNQVEIKS, encoded by the coding sequence ATGAATAAAATTAATGAGTGGAAGGATATGCTTCTAAACTCACTGTCATCAATATGGAATGATGTAATTGCAGTAGTGCCTAAAATTTTAGGAGCCTTTGTAGTTCTCTTAATAGGATGGATTTTAACAAAAATAGTGGTTAAAATCATTAAAAAGGCATTAGGAATAATTAAAGCCGATAAGTTAGACGATAAGCTTAACGATATTAAGTTTTTTGGAGACAAAAAACTTAACTTCAATATTATAAATATAGTGTCTGCATTCGCTAAATGGGGATTGTTTTTAATATTTTTAATTTTAGCAACTCAAATTATGGAGTGGACTATTATTTCGGAAGAAATAAGCAATCTACTTCGCTACTTACCACAATTAATTAGTGCAATAGCATTGTTTTTAATAGGGCTTTATATTGCTGGATTTGTAAAAAACGCACTACAAAAATTCTTTAAAGAAGTAGGGTTTTCTGGTGGTAAAATAATAAGTAGCATAGTCTTTTTAATCCTTTTTACATTCATCACTATAACAGCTTTAAATCAAGCCGGAATAGATACGGGTATAATCACCAATAATATAACCATGATTCTTGCAGGCTTCCTGTTAGCATTAGCATTAGCTGTTGGTTTAGGCGCTAGAGATGTTGTAGATAGCTTATTAAAAGCATACTATACAAGACGTTTATTTGTATTAGGACAAGTTGTATCGTTTAATGGAGTAACTGGAGAAATAGTAGCCGTAAATGATATAACAATAACATTAAAAACTGAGCAGGGAAAGCTCATAGTGCCTATTAAGGAAATAGTAGATAATCAAGTTGAAATTAAAAGCTAA
- a CDS encoding sigma-70 family RNA polymerase sigma factor, with the protein MTDEDLVAKITQSNDTVLFEILYDRYADLVYNKCYGFAKSADEAKDLTQDVFLKLFVKLSSFKGKSKFSTWLYAFTYNHCVNYVTRNNAKKIEKNAVEAKEIKEESYEEEDYSLYQMKVDKLKIALEKIPPNDKMIILLKYQDYLTINELEGILGIGGSAVKMRLKRAKDKLINAYNTL; encoded by the coding sequence ATGACAGATGAAGATCTTGTAGCTAAGATTACACAGTCTAATGATACTGTTCTTTTTGAGATACTGTATGATAGATATGCCGATTTGGTTTATAATAAATGTTATGGTTTTGCAAAAAGTGCAGACGAGGCCAAAGATTTAACACAAGATGTGTTTTTAAAGCTATTTGTTAAATTGTCGTCTTTTAAAGGAAAATCGAAATTTTCAACATGGCTGTATGCATTTACATATAATCATTGTGTTAATTATGTGACAAGAAATAATGCTAAGAAGATTGAAAAAAATGCAGTAGAGGCTAAAGAAATAAAAGAAGAAAGCTACGAGGAAGAAGATTATAGCTTGTACCAAATGAAAGTTGATAAACTTAAAATAGCATTAGAAAAAATCCCCCCAAACGATAAAATGATCATACTACTTAAGTATCAAGACTACTTGACTATTAATGAATTGGAAGGCATACTAGGCATAGGTGGAAGCGCTGTGAAAATGAGGTTAAAACGTGCCAAGGATAAATTAATTAACGCATATAATACGCTTTAG